Part of the Gemmatimonas sp. genome is shown below.
GCCGGAGGTCGGATGTCGGACCCCGGACGTCGGAGGTCGGACGCCGGAGGTCGGATCCATGCCGGAGGTCGGAGTCCCGATACCGCGTTCGGAGATCGGAAGCCGGAGGGGCGAATGCCGCACCCCCTCCGACCTCGGACCTCCGAACGCCGTGTCCCATCTCGGACATCCGGCATGCATCCGACGTCCGACCTCCGGTCATCCGATACATCCGATACATCCGATACATCCCGGGTCGGCACTGAGGGCAGACAGGCCGGATTGCTCGGAGGTCGGACGCCGGAGGTCGGATCCATGCCGGAGGTCGGAGTCCCGATACCGCGTTCGGAGATCGGAAGTCGGAGGGGTGAATGACGCATACCCTCCGACCTCGGACCTCCGAACGCCGTGTCCCATCTCGGACATCCGGCATGCATCCGACGTCCGACCTCCGGTCATCCGATACATCCGACATCCGATGCAGCCGGGCGTCGGCTCACTCTCCCCGAAACACCGGCGTCCGCTTCTCATGGAAGGCCATCATCGCCTCCCGCACGTCCCCGCTGGCAAAGCAGGTGCGAATGTGCGTCAGCTCCTCGCGCAGCTGCTGATCGAGTGATGCGTCGGCGCTGCCCAGCAGCAGCCGTTTGGTCAGCGCGAACGCCAGCGGCGGCCCGGCCGCCAGACGCGCCGCGTAGGCGGCCACGTTGGCGGCGAACTCGTCGGCCGCCCACACGTGGCTTACCAACCCCATGCGTTCCGCCTCGTCGGCGCTGATGTCGCGGCCGGTGAGCACGAGGTCAGCGGCGCGGGCGTGTCCCACCAGCCTCGGCAGGAACCAGGTCACGCCGGCATCGGGGGAGAGCCCGCGCCGCACGTAGCCGGCGGTGCATGAGGCGGTCGCGCTCATCACGCGCAGATCGCAGGCCAGCATGAGACCGAAGCCGGCGCCGGCTGCCACCCCATTCACCGCGGCGAGCACCGGTTTCTCGCATTGCGTCACGGCGTGCACCCACTCGCCGACCCAGTGGTACGGATCGAGCCGCTCGGCACGCGACGCGCCAGGCGTGGCCGGCTCACCCAGATCGAGCCCCGCGCAGAACCCGCGACCCGCACCCGTGATCACCACCACCCGCACCGCATCGTCACGCGCCGCCTCGCGCAGCACGCGAGGCAGCGCCACCGCCAACCCGGGATTCACCGCATTCAGCTTCTCCGGCCGATCGAGCGTGATGGTGCGCACGCCGGCGTCGGTGGTGATCTGCAAAGGCTGGTTGTTGTGCATGCGTGTGAAGGGGTCGTGGTGAGGAGGGGCGAAACGCGTTCCGCCATCAGTTCTAGCGCTCGGTCTGCGATTCTGCACGCCAGTTGTCTGCAATCACGAGGGAATTGCGCGCCCCCCACTACCATCAGCGCGGGTCCGCTCGCTAGATCACACCGCATCTCCCCGTGGTACTGATCGTCCCTGCCTGATTCGTCTGCTCCCGCCCCATGGCCCCGTCCCGTTCCGCTGCGGCTCGCGCCGCCGACCCGTCGGTCGAAGCTCCCAGTCCCATCTCCTGCTGTGATGCGCTGGCGCGCACTGCCACCGAAACGTGCCGGCAGCACGAGCGCCTGGCGCGCCTCATGTCGCTGGGCGTGGCACAAAGCGAGTTGGAAGCGGCGCACGCCATGGTGGACACCATCGATTTGGCGCTCGCCGAAACGGTGCGGGATTTCGAGCGGGTGTGCGCCACGATTCCCGTGACCGATCAGGCAGACCTGCGGCATGCGGCCAACGCCATGTGGCTGTCGGCACGCGAGTATCTGCGTCGGCACAGCATCGCGGAGAAGGCCTCCCAACAGATTGCCCAGCGCGATGCCGACACGCTGGGCGACTTGCAGATGGAGTACGAGCTCGAGGCGTCGGCGCTGCTGGGACTCAAGCAGGCGACCGCGACCTACCAGAAGCTGCGCCCTGATACGCGCGGCTGAGATTGGCACCTTCGGTGGCCGTGCCCGCGAGCGGCAACCGAAAGAGCAAGGAGCTCGGCTGCGGGTCGCGTGTCAGGTACACCTGCAGGGTATCGATGATCGCCGGTGCCGCGACCCGAACCGCGAGCAGTTCCCGCTCGTGTCTGGGCGTGAGCGTGGGATAGAAGGTGAGCGTGCAGTGCGGCGAAAACAGAAAGCGCGAGCGCTTGAAGGGCAGCCCGCTGCGCGCGATGCGCTCGTGCAGGGCACGCAGCGGCCCGTTGGGATCGAGCGGCAGGGAAATGATGTCGGTTTGCATGAACCGATGCGGCGCGCCAAAGGGCAACTGCATGGGCGGTGTGCTGGAGGCAATCGGTTCCAGTGCCGCGCGAATGCGTTCGACCGGCGTGTCGGTGGGGATGGCCCCCACCCCCGAGGATCCCACCAGCGTCACATGCGGCGGGGTCAACCGGGCCAGCTTCGGATCGTAGCGTTGCTGAATGGCGCGTACGGCCGCACCGGCTTCCCCGGGAAGCTCGGCCAGCACGAAGATTCCGAACGAAGCGGGCATTCAGGCAACATAGTGCCCTCACGAAGCCCTCGGCCGCGTGGTAACTTCGCCGCATGGGCGAAGCCATGATGGTCATCCGCGAGTATGTCAATGAAATGGAAGCGCTGGTCGCGCGCAGCGTACTCGAGGCGCACCAGATTCCCGCCGTGGTGCTGCGCGACGACGCGGGCGGCATGCTCCCGGCCATGCGGCTGATCTATCCCGTGCGGTTGGCGGTGCCGTCCGCCGATGCCACGCAGGCGCTGCGCATTCTCGACGCGCCCTACGAGCCCGACGACGACCAGCCGTACGGCACCTCGTTCGATTCCTCTCCCAACCGCTGATCGCGGCGCCCCGATCACGGTTGGCGTCAGGCTCGCTCGCGACGTGCTCCGGCCAGCCGTATGCTAGCTTTCGGCCATGTCCGTCGTCCCGGTCGACACCACGTATCCTGAGGCCGCCGTCATCGCCGACGCCGCCGCGCGGCTGCAGGCGGGCGAACTGGTCGCGTTTCCCACGGAGACGGTGTACGGCCTCGGGGCCAACGCCCTCGACCCGGCTGCGGTTCAACGCATTTACGCCGCCAAGGGACGCCCCGCGTGGAACCCCGTCATTGCGCACGTCCCCTCCATTGACGCGGCGCGGGCCCTCGCTCGCGAATGGCCGGCCAGCGCCCAGATGCTGGCTGAGGCGTTCTGGCCGGGGCCACTGACGCTGGTGGTGCCCAAGGCGGCCCACGTTCCTGCGGTGGCCACGGCGGGACTCGACGCGGTGGCCGTGCGGGTACCGGCGCACCCCGTGGCGCTGGCACTGCTGCGCGCGGCAGGCGTGCCGATTGCGGCGCCGAGTGCCAACCGCTTCACGCAGATCAGCCCCACCACGGCCTGGCACGTCGTGCAGTCGCTGGGCGATCGGGTACCGCTGGTGCTCAACGGCGGCCCGTGCAGCGTGGGCATCGAGAGCACGGTGGTGGACTGCACGGGCGAGGAGGTCATCATCCTGCGTCCGGGCATGCTGGGCCGCGAGTCACTCGAACGCGTGCTGGCTCCGCTCGGCATGCCCGTGCGGCATGCGGTCCGACGCATTGCCCACGACCTGACGGCGCTGCCCCAAGGCCCCGATGCGATCCCACGGTCGCCAGGCATGGCCGATCGCCATTACGCCCCCCGCGCCGATGTGTGGCTCTTCGACACGGCACAGCGTGCGGAAATCGAGGAAGCGCTCGAGCGCTGGCATGCCGAACGGCAGCGCGACGACCAGGGCGCAGTGCCCGTGCACGCGCTCGTGCGCACGGGCCCGCTGGGCCACGGCGACCGCTTGCTGCCCGATCACGTGCAGCAGCGCCGCATGCCAGACGATCCGGCCGCCTATGCGCGCACCCTGTATAGCGCACTGCACGATGCCGATCAGGCGAACGCAGGGCTGATCCTCATCGAGGCGCCACCAGACGCGCCCGGATGGGACGGTGTACGTGACCGCCTCACACGCGCGGCCCGGTAGACTATGTTTCGCCCATGCTACCCATCGACCTGACCGGCAAGCGCGCCCTCGTGGCGGGTGTCGCCGATGACAACGGCTTCGGCTGGGCCATCGCCAAGGCGTTCGCCGAAGCGGGAGCCAGCGTGTGTGTCGCCACCTGGCCGCCGGCGCTCAACATCTTCCTCAACCTGTTCGAACGCGGGAAGCTCGAAGAGAGCCGGGCCATGCCCGATGGCTCCAAGCTCACCTTCGAGCGTATCTATCCGCTCGACGCCATGTTCGACGCGTTCGACGATGTCCCGGAAGAGGTCCGCGAGAACAAGCGCTACAAGGATCTGGGTGACTATTCCATCAGCGGGGTCGCCAATCGTCTGGTCGCCGATTTCGGCGAACAGCCGCTCGACATCGTCTTCCACTCGCTGGCCAACGGGCCCGAAGTCAAGAAGCCGCTGCTCGAAGTGAGCCGCGCCGGCTATCTCGCGGCCTCCAGCGCCAGTGCGTATTCGCTCGTGTCCATGGTGCAGCGGCTCGGGCCGCTCATGCGTCAGGGCGGGGCATTCTGCTCTCTCACCTACATGGCCAGCGAAAAGGCCATCCCGGGGTATGGCGGCGGCATGTCGTCGGCCAAGGCCCAGCTCGAGAGCGATACCCGGCTGCTCGCGTACGAGGCCGGGCGCCAGTGGGGCCACCGCGTGAACACCATCTCGGCGGGCCCGTATGCCTCACGCGCGGCAAGCGCGATCGGCATCATCGAGAACATGGTGAAATACTGCACCGCCAATTCCCCCATCCCCGAAGAGCTGTCCGCTCGTGAGGTGGGGACCACGGCGGCGTTCCTCTGCAGCCCCCTCGCGAGCGGCATCACCGGATCCACGGTCTACGTGGACAAGGGCTACCATGCCATGGGCATGGCGGTCGCGCCGCCGAGCGAGGATCGCACCCCGCGCTGAGTCCTGCCGCGTGCCCGACTCGCTCAGCACCCCCAGCGACTCGTCGCCGGCCGTCGACACGCTGACGGCCGCGCGGGGGCTCGGGCTGCGTGCACGCCTGCTGCTCATGGTGCTGGTGGCGCTCACGCCACCTACCATCATTGCCGTCTTCTTCGATGTGCGCGCCAGCGGGTCGTACCGCGTCGCGCTGCTGGCGCTCTCGCTGGCGCTGTCGCTGGGGCTCGCCTACGCGGTGGGCTCCATGATCGTCACCGCCGTCGAGTCACTCACCGCCGATGCGCATGCCCTCGCCGCCGGTGTGAGCGGACACCGCTCCACCATTCGCTCGAGCGACGAGATCGGGCTGCTGGCGCTGGCGCTCAACCAGATGGCCGATACCGTCGAGCGTCGCAATGCGGCCCTGGCCGACAACGAGCGGCGCTATCGCTTCCTGTTCGAATCCAACCCGCTCCCCATGTGGGCGTGGGACGCCGAGACGACGAACATCCTGGCGGTGAATGAGGCCGCCATTGAGAAATACGGATACGATCGCGACACCTTCCTGTTCAAGCGCATCGTCGATCTGCTCGACCCCGAGGAGCTGCCGCGTTTCAGCGGCGCCCGGCTCCCCTTCTCCGAAGCACGTCAGACCGCCGGGACCTGGATGCATCGCACCGCCGTCGGGCAGCGCATCGAGATGGAGGTCATCACCACCAGCTCGCGTCGGCTGGGGCGCGCCAGCTGGCTGAGCGTCGGCATCGATGTGACCGCGCGCCGCGAGGCGGAACGCGCCCTGTCGCGCAGTGAGGAGCAGCTGCGGCAGTCGCAGAAGATGGAAGCGATCGGCACCTTCGCCGGTGGCATTTCCCACGACTTCAACAACCTGCTCACCGGGATGCTCGGGTATTGCGACCTGCTCCTCACGCAGCTGCCCGCCGACAGCATGGTGCGCGAGGACGTGAGCGAGATTCGGACCCTCGCCGTACGCGGCACCGAGCTGTCGCGCCAGATTCTCGCGATGAGCCGCCGGCAGATGCTGCAGCCGACGATGCTCGACCCCAATGAGATGGTCCGTGGCCTCGACCGTCTGCTGCGGCGCGTCATCGGCGAAAACATCGAAGTGGCCATCGAACTGGACAGCGCCGTGGGCACGGTGCACGCCGATGCCGCGCAGCTGGAACAGACGCTGCTCAACCTCGTGAGCAATGCCCGCGACGCCATGCCGCAGGGTGGTCGAGTCACGATCGTCACGGCGGTGCTCGACGCGACCGAAATTCGCCGGCTGCGCCTCGATAAGCAGCTGGAATGGATGGCGATTCGCGTGCGCGACGAGGGCATGGGGATGAGTGAGCAGGTGCGGCAGCACATCTTCGAGCCGTTCTTCACGACCAAGCCCAAGGGCAAGGGCTCCGGGCTGGGACTCGCGCTGGCGTCCAACGTGATGGATCAGCTGGGGGGCGAGATTCGTGTGGACTCCGCCCCGGGAGAGGGCACCACCATGCACCTGCTGCTGCCACGACGCGCGGGCACCGTCGCGGTGGCCACCGTACTGGATGAGCCGCCGGAGCAGCTCGACGGACAGGAGACCGTGCTGCTCAGTGAAGATGAAGCCGCCGTGCGCACCGTGGCCGTGGCCGCGCTCGAGCGGCGAGGCTATCGTGTGCTCGCCGCCGCCGATGGCGAGGGAGCGCTCGCCCTGTCGCACGCCTTCCCTGGGCCCATCGATCTGCTCGTCACCGATGTGGTGATGCCGGGGATGAACGGGCGCGAACTGGCCGATCGCCTCACCCGGAGCCGCCCCGGCATACAGGTGCTGTACGTCTCCGGCTACACCGAAGACTCCGAATTGCTCGCCGGGTTGACCGCCGAGACACGGTCACTGCTCCCCAAGCCCTTCACGTCACTCGATCTGGCCCGCCGCGTGCGCGCCGCACTCGACGGGGCCCGGGAGTCACGCCGCGCGCCAACCGGGTAACTGCGCCGTGATGAACTGGATCCTGCTGGTCATGGCCGCCATCGTGGCGGTGGTGCTGGCCATGCTGGTCGGTGGGGCCATGTCACCGAGGGAGCGCGTGGCCACCCGCGCATTGACGACCCCCTGCCAGGCGGCCGATCTCTTTGCCCGGCTCCGGGCCGCCGACGGCCCGCCGCGGTGGTGTGCCGACCTGCCCGCCATGCGCGTGGTGCACGAATCGCCGCCAACGACCGTGCAGTTCGAACTCGTCACCGACGACGGCGCCCCCATGGGCACCTGGACGGTGCACGTCACCGAGATGGCGCAGGGCAGTAGGGCCACCATCGTCGAAGCGGTCGCGGTGCCCAACCTGCTGGTGCGGTTCGTGCGCAGCATCGGTGGCAACGGCGCGCGGCCGGAACGCTTTCTGTTGGCCGTGGCCCGCGAACTGGGTGTACCGGCCACCGTGGATACGCCCACGTCGTCGTGAGCAACGACGCCGGCGACATCGCTCCCGCACGATGGCGCATGCTGTGGCTGGTGGCGCTGGCCGAGCTGCTCGGCATGTCACTGTGGTTCGCCGCCAGCGCCGTAGCGCCCCAGTACCAACAGCAGTGGGAGCTGACCGCTGGCGAGACGGCATGGCTGACCACGGCGGTGCAACTGGGCTTCGTGCTGGGCACCGCCCTGTCGGCGCTGCTCAACCTGGCAGACCTCGTGCCGGCCCGCCGACTCTTCGCGACGAGCGCCGCGGGTGCCGCCGTGGCCAATCTGCTGGTGCTCACGGCCGACTCCCTCGCAGAGACGTTGCCGTGGCGCGTGCTCACGGGGCTCTGTCTGGCCGGCGTGTATCCGCCGGCCATGAAGATGATCGCCACCTGGTTTCGGGCGAGGCGCGGGTTCGCCGTGGGGGCCATCGTGGGAGCGCTCACGGTGGGCAAGGCGCTCCCCTATCTGGTGAAGGCGCTGCCCGGGGCAACGATCGGCTACGTCACCGTGGCCGCCTCCGGGGCCGCCCTCGTCGCCGCCGGCCTCGTGTGGTTGGGCTACACCGAGGGGCCATACGCCTTTCCGGCGCGCCCCTTTTCGTGGCGTCTCGTTGGCGAGGTCGTTGGGCAGCGTCCCTGGCGTCTCGCCATGGGGGGCTACCTCGGCCACATGTGGGAGCTGTATGCAGCCTGGACGTGGCTGCCGGTGTTCGTGGCCGCCAGCATGGCGGCGCAGCAAGGCCATCACGAAGCAGCCAGCGCGCCGGCGTCCGTTGTGGCCTTTGCCGCCCTCGCGGTGGGTGGCCTCGGCTGCCTCTGGGGCGGTGCAGTAGCCGACCGGCGCGGGCGCGCGTGGCTGGTGAACCTCTCCATGGCCATCAGCGGCGCCTGTGCGCTGCTCATCGGCCTCACCTTCGGCCGCTCGCTGTGGCTCCTCGCCCCTGTCGCGCTGGTGTGGGGGTTCTTCGTCATCGCCGACAGCGCGCAGTTCTCGGTCATGGTCACCGAGAGTGTACCGGCCCACGCCGTGGGCACGGCGCTCACGCTGCAAACGTCCCTTGGCTTCCTGCTTACTGCCGCGGCCATTCAACTCGTGCCCGTGCTTGTGGCGCGCGCGGGGTGGTCGTGGGCGTTCCCCGTGCTGGCGCTCGGCCCGGCGGTGGGCATGGCGAGTATCCGGCGATTGGCCGCCAACAGTGCATCGCGCACTGACCACTGAAGACGCCAACTGGGAACTGCAAACTCCCCCGGACATCACGTGATCTCCGGGGGAGTTTGTCGTGTGCCGTTCGCGTTGTCAGTGGTCAGCAACGCGCGGCGCGCGAACTACCACCGCGTACTCGTCACCTCGTCCTCGGCGCTGGTCTGCCGTGCCTGCGGGGTATCGGCAGGCTTCACTTCAATGGCCGGGTGGCCGTGCTTCTTGAGCAGCTCGTCAATGGGCGGGATGAGCTCCTGATACGTCTTCCGCAGCTCCACCAGATACCCCTCGAGCTCCTTGGTCAGGAGGTCGAAGACCTGCTGCGACTGCTTCGTGGGACGCGCCTCGGTGCTCCCCACCACACCCGCCAGCGCCGCAATCTGGTTGTTGACCTTGATGGGGAAGTTGAGCGGGTCCTGTCCCGACTGGTTCTTCACCTGGTAGATCTCTGCCTCCATGGCGCTGATCTTCGTGTCGAGCTCCTTCACGAGCTGCGCGTACTTCGCGGAGTCCGCGCCCACCTGCGTCATGCGCGCCTTGGCCTGATTGCGCACGTTGCGCACCGTGCGCACGGCGTCGTTGGCGTCGGTCGTGCGGTCACGGATGGCCATGAGCAGCTTGTACTGCGCCACGAGGTCGAGCGGCGTCGCCTCGCTGCGCGGGTCCTTCTTCACGAGCAGCTTGGCATCACCCGCGGGCGCCCCGTCCACCAGCAGCCGCACCGTGTAGTTGCCGGGGAGCACCAGCGGCCCCGTCGTCACACCGGCCCAGAGAATCATCCCCGGGAAGGTCGTGGCGTCGCCTTCGCGCAGATTCCACGAGAAGGTGTTCATGCCGGCGGCGTTGGTGGGCGGCCGATCGCCAGCCACCGCCCGACGGCCACCGCCACCGGCGGTGGGTGCCGCCTCGTCGCTCGAGAAGGAGCGCACCGTCCGCCCGGTGCTGTCGCGGAATTCAACCGTGACCTTGTTGGCCTTGTCCTTGAGCCAGTAGTACACGATCGCGCCGTTGGGCGGGTTCTGCCCCACGGGGCTCGACGACTGCCCAATCTGGAAACCGCCGCCCCAGTTGATGCGATACGACGGCCGCGGAGTGAACAGGTGGGCGCGCTTCGCGATCACCTCGGCCGACAGCTGCCGCAGCACGCCGATGTCATCGATCACGTAGAACGACCGCCCGTGCGTGCCCGCGATGAGATCGCCGTCTTTGATGGCGAGGTCGTGCACCGGCACGATGGGCAGGTTGCGCTTGAGCGAGAACCAGGTGGCGCCATCGTCGAGCGATGCCCAGATGCCGCGTTCCGTGCCCGCAAAGAGCAGCCCCGGACGCGTGTCGTCCTCACGGATGACGCGCGTGAACTCGGTGCGCGGAATGCCCGCGTCGATGCGCGTCCACGTGCGGCCGAAATCGGTGGTCTTGAACAGGTACGGCTCCTGATCGTCCATCTGGAACCGGTTGGCCGCCACGTAGGCGGTGCCGGCGTTGAAGTGGCTCGCCTCGACGATGGAGACGCGAGCCCACTCGCGCTCCTTGAGCAGCGGCGGCGTCACATTGGTCCACGTGGTGCCGCCATTGCGCGTGAGGTGCACCAGTCCGTCGTCGGTCCCCGCCCAGATCGTTCCCTTCAGCACCGGCGACTCCGACACCGCGAAGACGGTGCCGTAGGTTTCCACACCCGTCTGGTCCTTGGTGATGGGGCCGCCCGACGGGCCCAGCGTACGCGGGTCGTTGCGCGACAGGTCGGGGGAGATGGCCGTGTAGCTGTCCCCTTCGTTCGTGGTCTTGAAGAGCACGTTCGAGCCGACGTAGACCGTCTTGGGGTCATGCGGGCTCACGAAGATGGGGAAGGTCCACTGCATGCGGTACTTCGCGTCCTTCGCGTCGTGCCCCATGGGGTTGAGCGGCCACGGATTCACGTCGCGCTCGAGCCCCGTGCGCATGTCCTTGCGCGTCAGGAAGCCGCCGTAGCTGCCGGCGAAGACGATGTCCGGCTTGTCGGGGAGCGCCGCGATGAACCCCGACTCGCCGCCGCCAGCATCCTTCCACATGTCCATCGTGATGCCGCCGCGCGCGCGCGAGGGGCCGCACAGCGTGCTGTTGTCCTGCTGCGCCCCGCAGATCTGGTACGGAAAGTGATTGGTGGTCGTGACGTGGTAGAACTGCGCCGTGGCGAAGTCCTGCGCCGTCCACGTCTTCCCGGTGTCGGTGCTCACACTCGCGCCGCCGTCGTCTGCTTCGATCATGCGCCCCGCATCGTCGGGGGCAATCCACAGGTCGTGTGAATCGCCGTGCGGCGGGTTGAGATTGCTCCACGTCTTGCCGGCGTCCTTCGACACCTGGAACTGCACGTTCGACGCGTACACCACGTCGGGGTTCTTGGGATCGGCGTAGATCTTGGAGTAGTACCACGCCCGCTGCCGCAGCTTGCGCTCGTCATTCACGCGCTGCCAGGTGGCCCCGGCATCGTCGGAGCGATACACGCCACCCTGATCGGCTTCGATGAGCGCATACACGCGCCGCGGATTGGCACCGCTCACGGTGATGCCGATGTTCCCCCACAGGCCGGTGGGGAGACCGGGGTTCTTGGTGATCTCCGTCCACGTGTCGCCGCCATCGATGCTCTTGAACAATCCCGAGCCCTTGCCGCCGGAAACGAGCATCCACGGCTTGCGGTGCGCCTGCCAGAAGCCGGCGTAGAGCACGTTGGGATTGCTCGGGTCCATGACCAGGTCGGCGGCGCCGGTGCTGTCATCGCGGAAGAGGATCTTCTGCCACGACTTGCCGCCGTCCTTGCTGCGGAAGAGACCACGCTCGGCGTTGGGGCCCCACACGTGCCCCTGCGCCGCGACGTACACGAGATCGGGGTTGGTGGGGTGCACGCGCACCTTGGCGATCTGCCGGGTGTCATTGAGGCCGATGTTGGTCCACGTGCGGCCGCCGTCGGTAGTCTTCCACATGCCGTCGCCGTGCGACACGTTGCCGCGAATGGCAAACTCGCCGCCGCCCACGTACACCACGTCCGGGTTGCTCGGCGCCACGGCCACGGCGCCCACCGTACCGCCGAAGTGGCGGTCGGTCATGGGGAGCCAGCTTTCGCCGCCGTCGGTGGTCTTGAAGACCCCGCTGCCGGTGGTGCCCATCCAGTATTCCTTGGGGCGCGCCACCGAACCGGCGACAGCCACGGAGCGGCCGCCGCGGTAGGGGCCGATTTCGCGCCAGCGGATGGCGGAGAGGGCCGCGGTGTCGAAGCCGGCGGCCAGCGACGCGGGGGCGGCGGCGCGAGCCGAGGCCGGACGGGCGGCCGGCCGGGCGGCCTGTGCCGCGAGCAGGCCGGGAGCGAACAGACCGGCCGCGAGTGCGAGACCGGTGAAGCGAGTGGACGGCACGAACGCAGCTCCTTCAGGTGGGGCGTTAAGGCGTCAAGAACGATCCTTCACATATGAGAGGCAGCCACGGGCGCCGCAAGCGGGAGCGGGAGTCCGTCAGACGGCGCGATTCAGGGGTAGCGTGGGGTGAAACCGGCCTCCGGGGGCTAGCGTAGGATGCTATTGAAGTGATATCACTTCAATACCACATCCAACCGGTCCCCTCCATGCTTCGCGAAATCTCTGTCAAGCCCACCAACGGCCTCCTCGCCGCCGTCATTCTCATGGCGCTGCTCGCCGGCGGCGTCTACGGCTTCTACATCGGCGCCCGCGCCAACGATTTCGGCCTCGCCATCCCCAGCATCATCGTCGGGACCCTGTTCGGCCTCTGCCTCCCGGGGCTCTTCACCGTGGAGCCCAACGAGGGGAAGGCGCTCACCCTCTTCGGCACCTACAAGGGTACCGTACGTGAGCCGGGGCTCTGGTGGGTCAATCCGTTCATGTCCAAGACGGCCGTGTCGCTGCGTGTGCGCAACTTCGAAACGAACAAGCTCAAGGTGAACGACGCCTACTCCAACCCGGTGGAGATCGGGGCCATCGTGGTGTGGCGGGTGGTGGACACCGCCGAGGCGCTGTTCGAGGTGAACGACTACGTGCAGTACGTGGCCGTGCAGAGTGAGAGCGCACTGCGGGCCCTCGCATCGCAGCACCCCTACGATGCGCACGGCACCGGCGAGATCGCGCTCAGCACCAACCAGGACGAAGTCAACAAGGGACTCGCCAAGGCCCTCGTCGACCGGCTGTCGAAGGCCGGAGTGGAAGTGATCGAGGCGCGCATCAGCCACCTCGCTTACTCTCCGGAGATCGCGGCGGCCATGCTGCAGCGGCAACAGGCGAGCGCCATCGTGGCGGCGCGTCAAACCATTGTGGAGGGGGCCGTGGGCATGGTGGAGCTGGCCCTCGCGTCGCTCAAGGAACGCGACATTGTGGATCTTGATGGTGAACGCAAGGCGGCCATGGTGAGCAACCTGCTCGTCGTGCTCTGCTCCGAACGGTCCACGCAACCGGTGGTGAACACCGGCTCGCTGTACACGTGACCATGCCGTTGTCCCCCAGGCTGCACGCGCCCCCCTTCCATGGCTGACCGCAAGTCGTTTCTGCTGCGCGTCGACCGGGAGCTGCTGGATGCCGTGCAGCGCTGGGCGAACGACGATCTGCGCAGCCTCAACGGGCAGGTCGAGTTCCTGTTGCGGCGTGCGCTTCGCGAGGCGGGGCGCGCGCCGAAGGGGCGGTCATCGGCTGA
Proteins encoded:
- a CDS encoding ATP-binding protein, whose product is MPDSLSTPSDSSPAVDTLTAARGLGLRARLLLMVLVALTPPTIIAVFFDVRASGSYRVALLALSLALSLGLAYAVGSMIVTAVESLTADAHALAAGVSGHRSTIRSSDEIGLLALALNQMADTVERRNAALADNERRYRFLFESNPLPMWAWDAETTNILAVNEAAIEKYGYDRDTFLFKRIVDLLDPEELPRFSGARLPFSEARQTAGTWMHRTAVGQRIEMEVITTSSRRLGRASWLSVGIDVTARREAERALSRSEEQLRQSQKMEAIGTFAGGISHDFNNLLTGMLGYCDLLLTQLPADSMVREDVSEIRTLAVRGTELSRQILAMSRRQMLQPTMLDPNEMVRGLDRLLRRVIGENIEVAIELDSAVGTVHADAAQLEQTLLNLVSNARDAMPQGGRVTIVTAVLDATEIRRLRLDKQLEWMAIRVRDEGMGMSEQVRQHIFEPFFTTKPKGKGSGLGLALASNVMDQLGGEIRVDSAPGEGTTMHLLLPRRAGTVAVATVLDEPPEQLDGQETVLLSEDEAAVRTVAVAALERRGYRVLAAADGEGALALSHAFPGPIDLLVTDVVMPGMNGRELADRLTRSRPGIQVLYVSGYTEDSELLAGLTAETRSLLPKPFTSLDLARRVRAALDGARESRRAPTG
- a CDS encoding MFS transporter, whose product is MSNDAGDIAPARWRMLWLVALAELLGMSLWFAASAVAPQYQQQWELTAGETAWLTTAVQLGFVLGTALSALLNLADLVPARRLFATSAAGAAVANLLVLTADSLAETLPWRVLTGLCLAGVYPPAMKMIATWFRARRGFAVGAIVGALTVGKALPYLVKALPGATIGYVTVAASGAALVAAGLVWLGYTEGPYAFPARPFSWRLVGEVVGQRPWRLAMGGYLGHMWELYAAWTWLPVFVAASMAAQQGHHEAASAPASVVAFAALAVGGLGCLWGGAVADRRGRAWLVNLSMAISGACALLIGLTFGRSLWLLAPVALVWGFFVIADSAQFSVMVTESVPAHAVGTALTLQTSLGFLLTAAAIQLVPVLVARAGWSWAFPVLALGPAVGMASIRRLAANSASRTDH
- a CDS encoding enoyl-CoA hydratase-related protein, with the translated sequence MHNNQPLQITTDAGVRTITLDRPEKLNAVNPGLAVALPRVLREAARDDAVRVVVITGAGRGFCAGLDLGEPATPGASRAERLDPYHWVGEWVHAVTQCEKPVLAAVNGVAAGAGFGLMLACDLRVMSATASCTAGYVRRGLSPDAGVTWFLPRLVGHARAADLVLTGRDISADEAERMGLVSHVWAADEFAANVAAYAARLAAGPPLAFALTKRLLLGSADASLDQQLREELTHIRTCFASGDVREAMMAFHEKRTPVFRGE
- a CDS encoding L-threonylcarbamoyladenylate synthase, with translation MSVVPVDTTYPEAAVIADAAARLQAGELVAFPTETVYGLGANALDPAAVQRIYAAKGRPAWNPVIAHVPSIDAARALAREWPASAQMLAEAFWPGPLTLVVPKAAHVPAVATAGLDAVAVRVPAHPVALALLRAAGVPIAAPSANRFTQISPTTAWHVVQSLGDRVPLVLNGGPCSVGIESTVVDCTGEEVIILRPGMLGRESLERVLAPLGMPVRHAVRRIAHDLTALPQGPDAIPRSPGMADRHYAPRADVWLFDTAQRAEIEEALERWHAERQRDDQGAVPVHALVRTGPLGHGDRLLPDHVQQRRMPDDPAAYARTLYSALHDADQANAGLILIEAPPDAPGWDGVRDRLTRAAR
- a CDS encoding 2'-5' RNA ligase family protein translates to MPASFGIFVLAELPGEAGAAVRAIQQRYDPKLARLTPPHVTLVGSSGVGAIPTDTPVERIRAALEPIASSTPPMQLPFGAPHRFMQTDIISLPLDPNGPLRALHERIARSGLPFKRSRFLFSPHCTLTFYPTLTPRHERELLAVRVAAPAIIDTLQVYLTRDPQPSSLLFRLPLAGTATEGANLSRAYQGAASGRSRSPA
- a CDS encoding DUF2007 domain-containing protein, translated to MGEAMMVIREYVNEMEALVARSVLEAHQIPAVVLRDDAGGMLPAMRLIYPVRLAVPSADATQALRILDAPYEPDDDQPYGTSFDSSPNR
- a CDS encoding enoyl-[acyl-carrier-protein] reductase, which encodes MLPIDLTGKRALVAGVADDNGFGWAIAKAFAEAGASVCVATWPPALNIFLNLFERGKLEESRAMPDGSKLTFERIYPLDAMFDAFDDVPEEVRENKRYKDLGDYSISGVANRLVADFGEQPLDIVFHSLANGPEVKKPLLEVSRAGYLAASSASAYSLVSMVQRLGPLMRQGGAFCSLTYMASEKAIPGYGGGMSSAKAQLESDTRLLAYEAGRQWGHRVNTISAGPYASRAASAIGIIENMVKYCTANSPIPEELSAREVGTTAAFLCSPLASGITGSTVYVDKGYHAMGMAVAPPSEDRTPR